A single Anopheles arabiensis isolate DONGOLA chromosome 2, AaraD3, whole genome shotgun sequence DNA region contains:
- the LOC120896919 gene encoding acidic fibroblast growth factor intracellular-binding protein produces the protein MFADVDVDVFISNYTIIDPEIYQLWVEGYTFVEAVTLLKQKGGLFADVPPELIASDVQDHYRTYAMLEKFLHAPPKLSEQPTFQICPQDRSLLIEHYYSLDDAVARELFGKKLNARNRKDLDEVADKTGVRLKSCRRQFDNVKRIYKAVEETQGNLACNIRQQFILPEELAQKYAAVVFIACLRFETTKRKLQYLNFKDFYECGQALMTFWTYTYQHSGADYLDTEMDKEFLLDLREIRYLLDKEKEIKHLVSLRLKPTLLERAYQEVESNFRSYYRAIIMIACNLHRTRELRMLFVELTERLIEPWKQNGWTREQVQMFMQCMTQCVLDLEVPRDNQDIRCLWDRYMQVINVCLFRMYHP, from the exons ATGTTTGCGGACGTTGACGTGGACGTGTTCATTAGCAACTATACAATCATCGATCCGGAAATCTATCAACTATGGGTGGAAGGCTACACAT TCGTGGAAGCGGTCACGTTACTTAAGCAAAAGGGTGGCCTATTTGCGGACGTGCCGCCGGAGCTGATCGCGTCGGACGTGCAGGACCACTACCGCACGTACGCAATGTTGGAAAAGTTTCTTCACGCACCGCCGAAGCTGTCCGAGCAGCCGACGTTCCAGATCTGCCCGCAGGACCGTTCGCTGCTGATCGAGCACTACTACTCGCTGGACGATGCGGTGGCGCGCGAGCTGTTCGGCAAGAAGCTGAACGCGCGCAACCGCAAGGACCTGGACGAGGTGGCGGACAAGACGGGCGTGCGGTTGAAATCGTGCCGCCGGCAGTTTGACAACGTGAAGCGAATCTACAAAGCGGTCGAAGAGACGCAGGGCAACCTGGCGTGCAACATCCGGCAGCAGTTCATACTGCCGGAGGAGCTGGCCCAGAAGTACGCGGCGGTAGTGTTTATCGCGTGCCTGCGCTTCGAAACGACCAAGCGGAAGCTGCAATATCTTAACTTTAAGGATTTCTACGAGTGTGGACAG GCTTTGATGACCTTCTGGACGTACACGTACCAGCACTCTGGTGCCGATTATCTGGACACCGAGATGGATAAGGAGTTTCTGCTCGACTTGCGCGAGATCCGGTACCTGCTGGACAAGGAGAAAGAAATCAAGCA CTTGGTGTCGCTACGGTTGAAACCGACGCTGCTGGAGCGCGCCTACCAGGAGGTGGAGAGCAACTTCCGCTCGTACTACCGGGCGATCATTATGATCGCATGCAATTTGCATCGTACGCGCGAGCTGCGCATGCTGTTCGTTGAGCTGACGGAACGGTTGATCGAACCGTGGAAACAGAACGGCTGGACGCGGGAGCAGGTGCAGATGTTTATGCAGTGCATGACGCAGTGCGTGCTCGATTTGGAGGTGCCGCGCGACAACCAGGACATACGGTGTCTGTGGGACCGGTACATGCAGGTGATCAACGTGTGCCTGTTTCGGATGTATCACCCGTAA
- the LOC120908531 gene encoding CLIP domain-containing serine protease 14D-like, whose protein sequence is MGALIWRILVLCFIASCSQLPVTVAQYLSSCKTPGGDGEPGTCVLVRECPFARALLMKQKHSNNDIRYLEAIRCGMLETKALVCCNAPNITADSSSSSGSIDGLLVDGETIDGLVENRFSTPEEKRGLLPEVCGVDTYRGPIRGELAQLFHFPWNVLIQHRTKDGEHRFHCGGSLISDRYVLTAARCIMGIKKTWTIVSVRVGELNLQTDPDCDDSTAGVTECASPVEDIPIEKITVPSNYTGTGSPAVKQDIALLRLARRVEFSESVAPICLPLNTSNWVGYSTEQDGSFYESGWGKTPDAGGGGDNKWNYVSVGVARELCRDRYPHASIDGEQICAMPWSEQNTCRGDTGGPLMYQSGTDGAWYLMGVGSFRKQCAIVGEPAVYTNVATFTDWIVENLEP, encoded by the exons ATGGGCGCACTGATTTGGCGAATACTCGTGCTGTGTTTCATCGCTTCCTGCTCACAGCTTCCTGTCACGGTGGCACAAT ATCTTTCCAGCTGCAAGACACCGGGCGGTGATGGAGAGCCGGGAACCTGTGTGCTGGTGCGCGAATGTCCGTTCGCTCGCGCTCTGCTGATGAAGCAGAAGCACTCGAACAACGATATTCGCTATCTGGAAGCGATACGGTGCGGTATGCTGGAAACCAAGGCGCTGGTCTGTTGCAATGCACCGAACATTACcgcggacagcagcagcagcagcggcagcatcgATGGGCTGCTGGTAGACGGGGAAACGATTGATGGGTTGGTAGAGAATCGGTTCAGCACGCCGGAGGAAAAACGTGGCCTGCTGCCAgaggtgtgtggtgtggatACGTATCGCGGACCGATCCGTGGCGAGCTGGCTCAGCTGTTTCATTTCCCCTGGAATGTGCTGATACAGCATCGGACGAAAG ATGGTGAGCATCGTTTCCACTGCGGCGGATCACTGATCAGTGATCGATACGTACTGACGGCCGCCCGCTGCATTATGGGCATCAAGAAAACATGGACAAT CGTGTCCGTAAGGGTAGGCGAATTGAATCTGCAAACCGATCCAGACTGTGACGACTCCACTGCCGGCGTTACCGAATGTGCCAGCCCGGTGGAGGACATTCCCATCGAAAAGATTACCGTACCCTCCAACTACACCGGTACCGGGTCGCCGGCCGTCAAGCAAGACATCGCCCTGCTGCGGTTAGCCCGCAGGGTCGAGTTTAGTGAGTCGGTTGCACCGATCTGTTTGCCCCTGAATACGTCCAACTGGGTGGGCTATAGCACAGAGCAGGACGGAAGCTTTTACGAGAGTGGCTGGGGTAAAACGCCCGACG ctggtggtggtggtgataacAAATGGAATTATGTATCGGTTGGTGTCGCACGGGAGCTTTGCCGCGATCGGTACCCACACGCCAGCATTGATGGGGAGCAGATTTGTGCGATGCCTTGGAGTGAGCAGAACACGTGCCGAGGGGATACCGGGGGGCCACTGATGTACCAGTCTGGCACAGATGGCGCCTGGTACCTGATGGGTGTCGGCAGCTTCCGCAAGCAGTGTGCCATCGTCGGCGAACCGGCAGTCTATACTAATGTGGCCACCTTTACCGACTGGATCGTTGAGAATCTGGAACCGTAG